The Ovis aries strain OAR_USU_Benz2616 breed Rambouillet chromosome 11, ARS-UI_Ramb_v3.0, whole genome shotgun sequence genome window below encodes:
- the TRAF4 gene encoding TNF receptor-associated factor 4, translating to MPGFDYKFLEKPKRRLLCPLCGKPMREPVQVSTCGHRFCDTCLQEFLSEGVFKCPEDQLPLDYAKIYPDPELEVQVLGLSIRCIHSEEGCRWNGPLRHLQGHLNTCSFNVVPCPNRCPAKLSRRDLPAHLQHDCPKRRLKCEFCGCDFSGEAFESHEGVCPQESVYCENKCGARMMRRLLAQHATSECPKRTQPCTYCTKEFVFDTIQSHQYQCPRLPVPCPNQCGVGTVAREDLPGHLKDSCNTALVLCPFKDSGCKHRCPKLAMARHVEESVKPHLAMMCALVSRQRQELQELRRELEELSVGSDGVLIWKIGSYGRRLQEAKAKPNLECFSPAFYTHKYGYKLQVSAFLNGNGSGEGTHLSLYIRVLPGAFDNLLEWPFARRVTFSLLDQSDPGLAKPQHVTETFHPDPNWKNFQKPGTWRGSLDESALGFGYPKFISHQDIRKRNYVRDDAVFIRASVELPRKILS from the exons TGAAGGAGTCTTCAAGTGCCCGGAGGACCAGCTTCCTCTGGACTATGCCAAG ATCTACCCGGACCCAGAACTGGAGGTGCAGGTACTGGGCCTGTCCATCCGCTGCATCCATAGCGAGGAGGGCTGCCGCTGGAATGGCCCCCTTCGGCACCTACAG GGCCACCTGAATACCTGCAGCTTCAACGTGGTGCCCTGCCCCAACCGCTGCCCCGCCAAGCTGAGCCGCCGCGACCTGCCTGCGCACCTGCAGCACGACTGCCCCAAGCGGCGCCTGAAGTGCGAGTTCTGCGGCTGCGACTTCAGCGGGGAGGCCTTCGAG AGCCACGAGGGTGTGTGCCCGCAAGAGAGCGTGTACTGTGAGAACAAGTGTGGTGCCCGCATGATGCGGCGGCTGCTGGCCCAGCATGCCACCTCCGAGTGCCCCAAGCGCACCCAGCCTTGCACCTACTGCACCAAGGAGTTCGTCTTCGACACCATCCAG AGTCACCAGTACCAGTGCCCAAGGCTGCCTGTGCCGTGCCCCAACCAGTGTGGCGTGGGCACCGTGGCTCGGGAGGACCTGCCAGGCCATCTGAAGGACAGCTGTAACACTGCCCTGGTGCTGTGCCCGTTCAAAGACTCCGGCTGCAAGCACAGG TGCCCTAAGCTGGCGATGGCACGGCACGTGGAGGAGAGCGTGAAGCCGCATCTGGCCATGATGTGTGCCCTGGTGAGCCGGCAgcggcaggagctgcaggagctgcgaAGAGAGCTGGAGGAGCTGTCGGTGGGCAGTGACGGCGTGCTCATCTGGAAGATTGGCAGTTACGGGCGCCGGCTCCAGGAGGCCAAAGCCAAGCCCAACCTCGAGTGCTTCAGCCCCGCCTTCTACACGCACAAGTATGGCTACAAGCTGCAGGTGTCTGCATTCCTCAACGGCAATGGCAGTGGCGAGGGCACCCACCTCTCACTCTACATTCGCGTGCTGCCGGGTGCCTTTGACAATCTCCTCGAGTGGCCCTTCGCCCGCCGTGTGACCTTCTCCCTACTGGATCAGAGTGACCCTGGGCTGGCGAAGCCACAGCATGTCACTGAGACCTTTCACCCTGACCCAAACTGGAAGAATTTCCAAAAACCAGGCACTTGGCGGGGCTCCCTGGATGAGAGTGCTCTGGGCTTTGGTTACCCCAAGTTCATCTCCCACCAGGATATCCGCAAGCGAAACTATGTGCGGGATGATGCGGTCTTCATCCGTGCCTCTGTTGAATTGCCCCGAAAAATCCTCAGCTGA